The following coding sequences lie in one Agrobacterium vitis genomic window:
- a CDS encoding sugar ABC transporter ATP-binding protein has translation MTISQQAVLAATAITKTFGAHVALHTIDIAFRPGEVHALLGENGAGKSTLIKILTGAYTPDAGTVLVDGAPMSFSTPQQAQAAGIGTVYQEVNLLTNMTVADNLFIGRQPRRFGLVDHRTMEREARRILSGYGLEIDVRAELSTFSVAVQQIIAIARAVELSGKVLILDEPTASLDRSEVLKLFEIVRGLKARGLAIVFITHFLDQVFELCDHATVLRNGKLVGSQPIDTLNRTTLVRMMLGKDLSLHHDAVAGIEAEVGESLMQFTGYGLDGKVQPFTLTIHKGEVIGVAGLLGSGRTEMARLMFGIDSADKGELTLNGASFKIRSPRQAIDLGFGFCPEDRKADGIFGDLSVRENIIIAMQAKLGWLRTLSYDEQMEIAGQFIEALDIRTASAELPIKLLSGGNQQKAILARWLATDPRFLILDEPTRGIDVGAHAEIVRMISRLREDGLALIVISSELDEVVSYSSRIVVMRDRAMVAELHGADIAPDVIVQTIAAQSNTPAQSEGAFS, from the coding sequence ATGACGATCAGCCAACAGGCGGTGCTGGCCGCGACGGCCATTACCAAGACATTCGGCGCCCATGTCGCCCTGCACACTATCGATATTGCCTTCCGTCCCGGTGAAGTGCATGCGTTGCTGGGCGAAAATGGCGCGGGCAAATCGACACTGATCAAGATCCTGACCGGAGCTTATACGCCTGATGCCGGGACCGTTCTTGTCGATGGCGCGCCCATGAGTTTTTCCACCCCACAGCAGGCCCAGGCAGCAGGCATTGGCACCGTCTATCAGGAGGTCAATCTACTGACGAATATGACGGTGGCCGACAACCTGTTCATCGGGCGCCAGCCGCGCCGTTTCGGTCTGGTCGATCATCGCACCATGGAGCGTGAAGCGCGCCGCATTCTTTCCGGCTACGGTCTGGAGATCGACGTTCGCGCCGAGCTTTCAACTTTCTCCGTTGCTGTACAGCAGATCATCGCCATTGCCCGCGCCGTGGAGCTTTCCGGCAAGGTGCTGATCCTGGATGAGCCGACGGCAAGCCTAGACCGGTCCGAAGTGCTGAAGCTTTTCGAAATTGTTCGAGGCCTGAAGGCGAGGGGCCTGGCCATCGTTTTCATCACCCATTTCCTGGATCAGGTATTCGAGCTCTGCGACCACGCCACCGTATTGCGAAACGGAAAGCTGGTCGGCAGCCAACCGATCGACACCCTCAATCGGACGACCCTGGTCAGGATGATGCTGGGCAAGGACTTGTCCCTGCATCACGATGCCGTCGCCGGGATTGAGGCGGAGGTTGGCGAAAGCCTCATGCAATTTACCGGCTACGGGCTTGACGGTAAGGTGCAACCCTTCACGCTCACCATTCACAAGGGTGAGGTAATCGGCGTGGCCGGATTGCTCGGGTCCGGGCGCACGGAAATGGCCCGGCTGATGTTTGGCATCGACTCCGCTGACAAGGGCGAACTTACCTTGAATGGAGCGTCGTTTAAGATCCGCTCGCCGCGTCAGGCTATCGATCTGGGGTTTGGCTTCTGCCCGGAGGATCGCAAGGCTGACGGTATTTTCGGGGATCTCTCGGTTCGGGAAAACATTATCATCGCCATGCAGGCCAAACTCGGCTGGTTGCGCACATTGAGCTATGACGAGCAGATGGAAATCGCCGGGCAATTCATCGAGGCGCTGGACATTCGCACCGCGTCTGCCGAATTGCCGATCAAGCTTCTGTCTGGCGGCAACCAACAAAAGGCTATTCTGGCGCGCTGGCTGGCAACCGATCCTCGCTTCCTGATCCTTGATGAGCCGACCCGCGGTATCGATGTCGGAGCCCATGCGGAAATTGTCCGAATGATCAGCCGCCTGCGCGAGGATGGCCTGGCGCTGATCGTCATTTCGTCAGAACTGGACGAAGTCGTGAGCTATTCATCACGGATCGTCGTCATGCGGGACCGGGCCATGGTGGCCGAACTGCACGGCGCTGATATTGCCCCTGACGTTATCGTTCAGACAATTGCCGCCCAATCCAACACGCCTGCCCAGTCCGAAGGCGCATTCTCATGA
- the ytfQ gene encoding galactofuranose ABC transporter, galactofuranose-binding protein YtfQ, producing MNKLCKLALGVSMTALACSSAVAANLTVGFSQIGSESGWRAAETSVTKTEAEKRKITLKFADAQQKQENQIKAIRGFIAQGVDAILIAPVVATGWEDVLSEAKEAKIPVILLDRGIDAPKDLYLTSVASDQVKEGKVAGDWLVKSVGDKPCKVVELQGTVGSTPAINRKKGFEDAIKGHSNISIIRSQTGDFTRAKGKEVMEGFLKAENGGKDICAMYAHNDDMAVGGIQAIKDAGLKPGKDIKVVSIDGVPDIFQAMVAGEANASVELTPNMAGPAFDVLAAYLKDGKQPEKFIITESKLYTPSDDPKGEYERRKGLGY from the coding sequence ATGAATAAGCTTTGCAAACTCGCGCTTGGCGTGAGCATGACCGCGCTTGCCTGCTCGTCAGCTGTCGCGGCCAATCTGACGGTTGGTTTCTCGCAGATCGGTTCGGAATCCGGTTGGCGCGCGGCTGAAACATCGGTTACAAAGACGGAAGCCGAAAAGCGCAAGATCACCTTGAAATTTGCCGATGCGCAGCAGAAGCAGGAAAACCAGATCAAGGCTATCCGTGGCTTTATTGCCCAGGGCGTCGATGCCATTCTCATCGCACCGGTTGTTGCGACGGGTTGGGAAGACGTGCTGAGCGAAGCCAAGGAAGCCAAGATCCCGGTGATCCTGCTGGACCGCGGTATTGATGCACCGAAGGATCTCTATCTGACATCCGTCGCCTCCGATCAGGTCAAGGAGGGCAAGGTTGCCGGCGATTGGCTGGTGAAGTCAGTCGGCGACAAGCCCTGCAAGGTCGTCGAACTTCAAGGCACCGTTGGCTCCACACCGGCCATCAATCGCAAGAAGGGCTTTGAAGACGCGATCAAGGGCCATTCCAATATCTCCATCATCCGCAGCCAGACTGGCGATTTCACCCGCGCCAAGGGCAAGGAAGTGATGGAAGGTTTCCTAAAGGCGGAAAATGGCGGCAAGGACATTTGCGCCATGTATGCGCATAATGACGACATGGCAGTCGGTGGTATCCAGGCGATCAAGGATGCGGGTCTGAAGCCGGGCAAGGACATCAAGGTCGTTTCCATCGATGGCGTTCCGGATATTTTCCAGGCCATGGTGGCTGGTGAGGCCAACGCTTCCGTCGAACTGACCCCGAACATGGCCGGTCCGGCATTTGATGTTCTCGCTGCCTATCTGAAGGACGGCAAGCAGCCGGAAAAATTCATCATCACCGAGTCCAAGCTCTACACTCCCTCGGATGATCCAAAGGGTGAATATGAGCGCCGCAAGGGCTTAGGCTACTGA
- a CDS encoding RHE_PE00001 family protein encodes MRYVIDSLPWQKLVLPLAAAGEALVRLDERAARSGVGSGLRERLHYADAIASLWVDGELVHMEDLVFHDARMDTRTPTHELTIAHLILRSRRELVQHEPSWAFSTLGLLRLRGRGNWLSQEMTLPMPQAISEPEEPAAEGSVDDAFQAELDRFDAVLKRSETVLDDVGKMRLRPRAEDPQAVVYDPDWNEEARLAEWQTLLGDVQALPPVLAAACLLDAWQSQEVSEHSPWLGRLLAAAYLQKAGVAQFHLPALSVGLRAVPREQRQSPNRTQRLLAILEAFEKGAQLGLKEHDRLILARGNLERRTIGKRGSSKLPDLIDLVLSRPLVSAGLVAKYLEITPQGALGLIRQLPLRELTGRGRYRAWGIL; translated from the coding sequence ATGCGTTACGTGATCGACTCATTGCCCTGGCAAAAGCTTGTTCTGCCGCTCGCAGCGGCAGGTGAAGCACTTGTGCGTCTGGATGAGCGCGCTGCTCGTTCAGGGGTCGGAAGCGGATTGCGTGAACGGCTGCATTATGCCGATGCCATTGCCTCCTTATGGGTGGATGGAGAATTGGTTCATATGGAAGATTTGGTCTTTCATGATGCCCGAATGGACACGCGCACGCCCACCCACGAACTGACCATTGCCCATCTGATTTTGCGAAGCCGTCGAGAGCTTGTTCAGCATGAGCCTTCCTGGGCGTTCAGCACGTTGGGTTTGCTGCGACTACGCGGTCGTGGCAATTGGCTTTCGCAGGAGATGACGCTGCCTATGCCGCAGGCCATATCCGAGCCTGAGGAACCTGCTGCCGAAGGCAGCGTCGACGATGCCTTTCAGGCAGAATTGGATCGCTTCGATGCGGTTTTGAAGCGAAGTGAAACCGTACTCGACGATGTCGGCAAGATGCGGTTGCGACCGCGTGCCGAAGATCCGCAAGCTGTGGTATATGATCCGGACTGGAATGAAGAGGCGCGGCTTGCAGAATGGCAGACACTGCTAGGCGACGTTCAGGCGCTTCCTCCAGTGCTTGCCGCAGCCTGCCTGCTTGATGCCTGGCAGAGCCAGGAGGTCAGTGAGCATAGTCCCTGGCTTGGCCGTCTTTTGGCGGCAGCCTATCTGCAAAAGGCCGGTGTGGCGCAATTTCATCTTCCGGCACTATCGGTCGGATTGCGGGCTGTACCGCGTGAACAGCGCCAATCTCCCAACCGCACCCAGCGTCTGCTCGCCATTCTTGAGGCATTCGAAAAAGGCGCGCAATTGGGCTTGAAGGAACATGACCGGCTGATATTGGCCCGGGGCAATCTGGAGCGGCGGACTATTGGCAAGCGTGGCTCGTCAAAGCTACCCGACCTGATTGATCTCGTCTTGTCGCGTCCACTCGTATCGGCGGGCCTTGTCGCCAAGTATCTGGAGATTACGCCGCAAGGAGCGCTTGGCCTGATCCGGCAATTGCCGCTGCGCGAATTGACCGGACGAGGGCGCTACCGTGCCTGGGGTATTCTGTAA
- a CDS encoding FadR/GntR family transcriptional regulator: MIEPGSLLRSLSGRITARNFHSHVINEIGAGVISGRFAVGSILPNDAALMDEFSVSRTVLREALKTLEAKGLVEARPKVGTKVAKKSRWNLYDRQVLAWCLETQPDDDFLRGLGEVRRSLEPLAAGDAARDHTGDQIRLMHYWLRQMELALDEPQSFSLADFELHRIIAEASSNPFLRALQGVIELSHALAYLPAVRDGKVCDLSSVLQSHRALVAAIERGLTEEAAAAMIGTIEQDHARMS, from the coding sequence ATGATCGAACCAGGCAGCCTGCTTCGCTCCCTTTCCGGGCGGATCACGGCGCGCAATTTCCACTCTCACGTCATCAACGAAATCGGAGCTGGCGTCATTTCCGGACGCTTTGCCGTTGGCTCCATCCTGCCCAACGATGCTGCTCTGATGGATGAATTCAGCGTTTCGCGCACTGTGCTACGAGAGGCTTTGAAAACGTTGGAGGCCAAGGGCCTGGTGGAAGCCCGGCCCAAGGTCGGCACCAAGGTTGCCAAGAAAAGTCGCTGGAACCTCTATGATCGCCAGGTGTTGGCCTGGTGTCTCGAAACCCAGCCGGATGACGATTTTTTACGCGGGCTTGGCGAGGTACGGCGCTCTCTGGAGCCGCTGGCGGCTGGTGATGCTGCCCGCGATCATACCGGTGACCAGATCCGTCTGATGCATTACTGGCTGAGGCAGATGGAGCTTGCCCTGGATGAGCCGCAAAGCTTCAGCCTGGCCGATTTCGAGCTGCACAGGATTATCGCTGAGGCATCAAGCAATCCGTTCCTGCGGGCCTTGCAGGGCGTGATCGAACTGTCGCATGCGCTCGCTTATTTGCCCGCTGTGCGCGACGGGAAAGTCTGCGATCTTAGCTCTGTGCTACAAAGCCACCGGGCTCTCGTCGCCGCCATTGAGCGCGGCCTTACCGAAGAGGCAGCGGCGGCGATGATTGGCACCATCGAGCAGGACCACGCAAGGATGTCGTAA
- a CDS encoding aldehyde dehydrogenase, with protein sequence MHEIQQIIGGKKVGALSGKTFDRIDPFNGEIASRAPASGLDDVKAAIAAAQAAFPAWSRTGPGERRALLLKAADIMASKAADFTALMITETGATGPWAGFNTMLAAGVLREAASMTSQIQGEVIPSDKPGTLSMAVRQAAGVCLGIAPWNAPIILGTRAIAMAIACGNSVILKASEACPGVHVLIGQVLVEAGLPDGVINVITNAPEDAAQVVEALVSAPEVRRVNFTGSTKVGRIIGELCGRHLKPALLELGGKAPFLVLEDADIDAAVNAAVFGCYMNMGQICMSTERLIVHEKVADEFVAKLAARAASLPAGDPRGHVVLGSLVNPQAAVKMQEFIDDAVGKGATLAAGGKVTGSVVEATLLDHVTSGMRSFDEESFGPVKPVIRVKDEEEAIRIANDSEYGLSSAIFSRDIQRALAIAARIEAGICHINGPTVADEAQMPFGGVKSSGFGRFGGKAAINEFTDLRWITIEDPNQHYPF encoded by the coding sequence ATGCACGAAATCCAGCAAATTATCGGTGGCAAGAAAGTCGGAGCCTTGTCGGGCAAGACCTTCGACCGGATCGATCCATTCAATGGCGAGATTGCGTCCCGCGCCCCGGCCTCTGGCCTGGACGATGTCAAGGCAGCGATTGCCGCAGCCCAGGCGGCCTTTCCCGCCTGGTCACGCACCGGCCCCGGCGAAAGGCGGGCACTGCTGTTGAAAGCCGCCGACATCATGGCCTCAAAAGCGGCAGACTTCACCGCGCTGATGATCACGGAGACGGGCGCAACCGGTCCCTGGGCCGGTTTCAATACCATGCTTGCCGCTGGTGTGCTGCGGGAAGCTGCCAGCATGACCAGCCAGATCCAGGGCGAAGTCATCCCTTCCGACAAGCCCGGTACATTGTCCATGGCGGTGCGCCAGGCAGCAGGCGTCTGCCTTGGCATTGCGCCCTGGAACGCACCAATCATTTTGGGCACACGCGCCATTGCCATGGCAATTGCCTGCGGCAACAGCGTCATCCTGAAGGCATCCGAAGCCTGCCCCGGCGTTCATGTCCTGATCGGCCAGGTGCTGGTCGAAGCTGGCCTGCCGGATGGCGTCATCAATGTCATCACCAATGCGCCTGAAGATGCTGCCCAGGTGGTGGAGGCGCTGGTCAGCGCACCGGAAGTTCGCCGCGTCAATTTCACCGGTTCCACCAAGGTCGGACGCATTATCGGTGAATTGTGTGGTCGCCACCTGAAGCCCGCCCTGCTTGAACTCGGCGGAAAAGCACCCTTTCTGGTGCTCGAAGATGCCGATATCGACGCTGCCGTCAATGCGGCGGTGTTTGGCTGCTACATGAACATGGGCCAGATCTGCATGTCCACGGAGCGGTTGATTGTCCATGAAAAGGTCGCCGACGAATTCGTGGCAAAGCTGGCCGCCCGGGCAGCCTCGCTTCCCGCTGGCGATCCGCGCGGCCATGTCGTGCTGGGCTCGCTGGTCAATCCTCAGGCCGCCGTCAAAATGCAGGAATTCATCGATGATGCCGTCGGCAAGGGCGCAACTCTCGCCGCTGGTGGCAAGGTCACGGGCAGCGTGGTGGAAGCGACACTTCTCGACCACGTCACATCAGGAATGCGCAGTTTCGATGAGGAAAGCTTCGGCCCGGTCAAGCCGGTCATCCGGGTCAAGGACGAGGAAGAGGCCATCCGCATCGCCAATGACAGCGAATACGGCCTGTCTTCGGCGATTTTCAGCCGTGATATCCAGCGCGCCCTGGCGATTGCGGCCCGTATCGAAGCCGGCATTTGCCATATCAACGGCCCGACCGTTGCCGATGAGGCACAAATGCCGTTTGGTGGGGTGAAAAGCTCCGGTTTCGGTCGGTTTGGCGGCAAGGCGGCGATCAACGAATTCACCGACCTGCGCTGGATCACCATTGAAGATCCGAACCAGCATTATCCGTTCTGA
- a CDS encoding ABC transporter permease, whose amino-acid sequence MKIRSMSSVLKPQFAALIAVLLLNWMVFPGFFDIAWRDGRLFGSLIDVLNRGAPVAILAIGMTAIIATRGVDLSVGAVMAVAGAVAATCAVAAQPLVVTLAAALAVALACGIWNGLLVAYLGIQPFVATLVLMVAGRGLAQLVTSGSIVTFSDPALIFVGTGSLLGFPMPVVIALVLMLSAHIFMRRTAIGLFIEAIGTNLSAANYTGLRSRSLILGVYAFGGLCAGIAGTIAAADIRGADANNAGLWLELDAILAVVIGGTSLLGGRFSIPMSVLGAVIIQAMNTGILVSGLPPEFNLIVKASVIIIILVLQSDRVSELVSFWKHRPAVLPKNTQVKIQAPEKTG is encoded by the coding sequence ATGAAAATTCGCTCCATGTCGTCTGTCTTGAAGCCGCAATTTGCAGCGCTTATCGCCGTCCTGCTGTTGAACTGGATGGTGTTTCCCGGCTTCTTCGATATCGCCTGGCGCGATGGCCGGTTGTTCGGTAGCCTGATTGACGTGCTCAATCGTGGCGCACCGGTTGCCATTCTTGCCATCGGCATGACAGCCATCATTGCAACACGCGGTGTCGATCTTTCCGTCGGCGCGGTCATGGCCGTGGCGGGTGCCGTTGCCGCCACCTGCGCCGTCGCAGCCCAGCCCTTGGTGGTGACCTTGGCCGCAGCGCTTGCCGTGGCGCTCGCCTGCGGCATCTGGAATGGCCTGCTGGTCGCCTATCTCGGTATTCAGCCTTTTGTGGCGACGCTGGTGTTGATGGTGGCGGGCAGGGGACTGGCGCAATTGGTTACATCCGGCTCGATTGTCACCTTCAGCGATCCGGCGCTTATTTTCGTGGGAACAGGATCACTGCTTGGTTTCCCGATGCCGGTGGTGATTGCCCTGGTGCTGATGCTGTCAGCCCATATTTTCATGCGCCGCACCGCCATTGGTCTGTTCATCGAGGCCATCGGCACCAATCTTTCGGCGGCAAATTATACCGGTCTTCGTAGCCGCTCACTGATTCTTGGGGTTTATGCGTTTGGCGGTCTCTGCGCGGGTATCGCCGGCACCATCGCCGCTGCCGATATTCGCGGCGCCGATGCCAATAATGCCGGGCTGTGGCTGGAACTGGACGCTATCCTTGCGGTCGTTATCGGCGGCACCTCGCTTCTGGGAGGACGGTTTTCCATTCCGATGTCGGTTTTGGGCGCAGTGATTATCCAGGCGATGAATACCGGCATTCTGGTGTCCGGTCTGCCGCCGGAATTCAATCTCATCGTCAAGGCCAGCGTGATCATCATCATTCTGGTTCTGCAATCGGACCGCGTCAGCGAGTTGGTCAGTTTTTGGAAACACCGGCCAGCCGTCTTGCCCAAAAACACTCAGGTTAAAATCCAGGCTCCGGAGAAAACAGGATGA
- the yjfF gene encoding galactofuranose ABC transporter, permease protein YjfF has product MNPRYRPLAATTLIFIVAYTLCVISYPGMFSTRVLGNFLTDNAFLGIAAVGATFVILSGGIDLSVGAVIGLTGVITALLISYAGLDPIVVFPLVLVLSACFGAVMGAVIHFLKVPPFIVTLAGMFLARGIASVLTQDSIPIDHPIYRAISQAYFRLPGGGRLSAIGLLMLAAFLVCGFIAHRTRFGSYVYAIGGNPVSAALMGVPTGPVTIGIYALSAFLSGLAGIVYSLYTSAGYPLAAVGIELDAIAAVVIGGTLLTGGYGFIFGTLIGVMLQGLVQTYIVFEGTLSSWWTKIAIGALLFMFILLQKLVFHAGNGRTRTKKASA; this is encoded by the coding sequence ATGAACCCGCGCTATCGGCCCCTTGCTGCCACGACCCTGATTTTCATCGTTGCCTATACCCTCTGTGTCATCAGCTATCCCGGCATGTTTTCAACCCGTGTCCTGGGTAATTTCCTGACGGATAATGCATTTCTGGGCATTGCTGCTGTTGGGGCGACCTTTGTCATCCTGTCGGGCGGCATCGATCTGTCCGTCGGCGCCGTCATTGGCTTGACAGGCGTTATCACCGCCCTCCTTATCAGCTATGCGGGGCTCGATCCGATTGTGGTCTTTCCGCTGGTGCTGGTACTTTCGGCCTGTTTCGGCGCGGTGATGGGGGCGGTTATCCATTTCCTGAAGGTGCCGCCCTTTATCGTCACCCTGGCGGGGATGTTTCTGGCACGGGGCATCGCCTCGGTTTTGACCCAGGACAGCATCCCTATCGATCATCCGATTTACCGTGCTATTTCGCAGGCCTATTTTCGCCTGCCCGGCGGAGGCCGGTTGAGCGCCATCGGTTTGTTGATGCTGGCAGCGTTTCTGGTCTGCGGCTTTATCGCCCACCGCACCCGGTTCGGCTCCTACGTCTATGCGATCGGCGGCAATCCGGTTTCGGCAGCGCTGATGGGGGTGCCCACCGGGCCTGTGACGATTGGCATTTATGCGCTTTCCGCCTTCCTGTCCGGTCTGGCAGGCATCGTCTATTCGCTTTATACCTCGGCAGGTTATCCTCTCGCTGCGGTTGGCATAGAGCTTGACGCCATCGCGGCGGTAGTGATAGGCGGCACATTGCTGACTGGAGGATATGGTTTCATCTTCGGCACCTTGATTGGCGTCATGCTACAAGGGCTGGTGCAAACCTATATTGTTTTTGAAGGCACGCTTTCCAGTTGGTGGACGAAGATTGCCATCGGTGCTTTGCTGTTTATGTTCATTCTGTTGCAGAAGCTGGTATTTCATGCCGGAAATGGACGGACGAGGACGAAAAAGGCGTCTGCATGA